The Shewanella algae DNA segment CAGAGTCTCCTTTTTCATGCTTGTTACTCGGCAGGTTTAAGCAGCTTGTTCTTCGCGGCTGTCCTGCTCCAGGCTCTGGGCCTTGAGTTCGGCGGGGTCAAAGTCATCCACGTTGATGGATTTCATTCGGCCGATTTCAGCGCGCTCCAGCAGGGCCACTTCATCATCGCTCAGAACCCCCAGCGCCTTGCCTTCTGCGGCCACTTTATCCAGCCACATGAAGGGCAGACGTTTGCCGGCAGCCTTACAGACTTTGTCATACAGGGGCTCTGCCGCCAGTATGTCTTTGAAGGTCTGCTCCTGAATACCTACGGCATTGTTGTCGCAGGCTTCCCAGAATTGTCCCTTACCCAGACGGTCACGGCTGGCACAAGGGGTCTGCATTATCTTGGCTACCTTGTGGTCCAACACATCACTTGGGCGCTTCAGTGGTCGACCGAAGGGGAACAACACCAGGCGCAGCACGCCGCCGAGGCCAGCAGGGAAGTTATCCAGCAGCTCATCCAGAGAAGACTGCAGCTTGTAGAGCGCGTCTTCAACCGCCCACTGTACCAGTGGCAGATCTTCACTCTGACGGCCTTCATCCTGATAACGCTTGAGGGTTGCCGATGCCAGATACAGCTGGCTGAGCAAGTCACCCAGGCGGGCAGAGATCCGCTCTTTCCGCTTGAGGTTACCCCCCAAGGTCGCCATCGCCAGATCCGACAGCAAGGCCAGGTTGGCACTGAAGCGGTTCATATGCTGATAGTAACGCTTGGTCTTGTCGGCAAAAGGCGCATTGGAGAAGCGACTGCCGGTGAGGCCCATCCACAGGCTGCGGATAAGGTTACTTGTGGTAAAGCCAATATGGCCAAACAGCGCCGCATCAAAGTTATTCAGGCCGCGGTTTACGTCGGTATCAAAGGCCGACTCCATCTCTGCCAGTACATACGGATGGCAGCGAATGGCGCCTTGACCATAGATGATCATTGAGCGGGTCAGAATGTTGGCCCCTTCAACTGTAATGGCGATAGGTGCCGCTTGATATCCGCGTCCCAGATAGTTGTTGGGGCCAAGACATACCCCTTTACCACCGTGAATATCCATGGCGTCGATAACGCATTTCTGCATTCTGTCGGTCAGGTGATATTTGACTATCGCCGAGATGACGGAAGGCTTTTCACCCAGATCAATACCTGTGGTGGTCAAGGAGGTTACAGCGTCCATCAGATAGGCGTTACCACCGATGCGCGCCATTGGCTCTTCAATGCCTTCCAGCTTACCGATAGGCAGCTTGAATTGACGACGAATGCGGGCATAGGCACCGGTTGCCAAAGCCGCGGTTTTAACGCCACCGGCTGAGTTGGAGGGCAGGGTAATGCCGCGGCCAACCGACAGGCATTCCACCAGCATGCGCCAGCCTTGTCCCGCCATTTTCGGGCCACCTATGATAAAGCTCAGAGGAACAAACACCTCTTTGCCTCGGGTAGGACCATTTTGGAACATACAGTTGAGCGGGAAGTGGCGACGGCCGGTTTCCACACCTTCAACATCGGTCGGGATCAAGGCGCAGGTAATGCCCAGCTCTTCCTTATCGCCAAGCAGATGCTCGGGATCTTTAAGCTTGAATGCCAACCCCAAAACTGTGGCAACAGGTGCCAGGGTGATATAGCGCTTGTTCCAGGTCAGTTTCATCCCCAGTACTTCTTCACCTTGCCATTGGCCTTTGCAGACCACACCGAAATCCGGAATGGCGCCGGCATCTGAACCGGCCTCAGGACTGGTCAGGGCAAAGCAGGGAACTTCCAAACCTTTGGCCAGGCGGGGCAGGTAGTGATCCTGCTGCTCCGGGGTACCATAGTGCTGCAGCAGCTCGCCCGGGCCAAGTGAGTTGGGCACACCTACGGTCGAGGCCAGTTCACTGCTGACACCGGCCAGCTTTTGCAGTACCCGGGATTGGGCGTAGGCAGAGAACTCCAGACCCCCGTACTTCTTCTTGATGATCATCGCAAAGAAGCCTTTGTCTTTGAGGAACTGCCATACTTCGGCAGGCAAGTCCGCCAATTGATGGGAAACCATATGCTGGTTAACCATGCGGCAGACTTCCTCCACAGGTCCTTCCAG contains these protein-coding regions:
- the fadE gene encoding acyl-CoA dehydrogenase FadE, with protein sequence MTTLLWILALLLVLGAAAYLRVSLLTATIAAAVVMAAGSLLDVTGLISWIIFLVIALPLNLSAFRQSVITRPLLKLYRGIMPEMSSTEKEAIEAGTTWWEADLFAGNPNWKKLHNYPVARLSAEEHAFLEGPVEEVCRMVNQHMVSHQLADLPAEVWQFLKDKGFFAMIIKKKYGGLEFSAYAQSRVLQKLAGVSSELASTVGVPNSLGPGELLQHYGTPEQQDHYLPRLAKGLEVPCFALTSPEAGSDAGAIPDFGVVCKGQWQGEEVLGMKLTWNKRYITLAPVATVLGLAFKLKDPEHLLGDKEELGITCALIPTDVEGVETGRRHFPLNCMFQNGPTRGKEVFVPLSFIIGGPKMAGQGWRMLVECLSVGRGITLPSNSAGGVKTAALATGAYARIRRQFKLPIGKLEGIEEPMARIGGNAYLMDAVTSLTTTGIDLGEKPSVISAIVKYHLTDRMQKCVIDAMDIHGGKGVCLGPNNYLGRGYQAAPIAITVEGANILTRSMIIYGQGAIRCHPYVLAEMESAFDTDVNRGLNNFDAALFGHIGFTTSNLIRSLWMGLTGSRFSNAPFADKTKRYYQHMNRFSANLALLSDLAMATLGGNLKRKERISARLGDLLSQLYLASATLKRYQDEGRQSEDLPLVQWAVEDALYKLQSSLDELLDNFPAGLGGVLRLVLFPFGRPLKRPSDVLDHKVAKIMQTPCASRDRLGKGQFWEACDNNAVGIQEQTFKDILAAEPLYDKVCKAAGKRLPFMWLDKVAAEGKALGVLSDDEVALLERAEIGRMKSINVDDFDPAELKAQSLEQDSREEQAA